A genomic region of Bernardetia sp. ABR2-2B contains the following coding sequences:
- a CDS encoding RluA family pseudouridine synthase, whose translation MTEKPFRVIYEDNHLLIVNKAAGLLSQGDSTGDNSLVDLAKEYIRVKYEKPGKVFCGLVHRLDRPVSGVVVLARTSKGLERMSKLFRDRDINKVYWAVVKRRPPNKEDKLIHYLEKDSKTNTTQAYDEPQGKAQRAELKYRYVGKLNMFHLLEVTPLTGRPHQIRVQLAAIGCPIRGDVKYGYKKVNEDGNINLHARRINFIHPVKKEPLICVAALPQEPFWEEFLTLDDFKIKDKQLDYTHSM comes from the coding sequence ATTACAGAAAAACCCTTCCGAGTTATCTATGAAGATAACCATTTACTTATCGTCAATAAAGCAGCAGGTTTGCTTTCACAAGGAGATAGTACGGGTGATAATTCATTAGTAGATTTAGCAAAAGAATATATTAGAGTGAAATACGAAAAACCAGGAAAGGTTTTTTGTGGCTTGGTACATCGCCTTGACCGTCCTGTAAGTGGTGTAGTGGTACTTGCCAGAACTTCGAAAGGGTTAGAACGTATGTCCAAACTTTTTAGAGATAGAGACATTAATAAAGTATATTGGGCTGTTGTTAAAAGAAGACCTCCAAATAAGGAAGACAAACTTATTCATTATCTTGAAAAAGACTCAAAGACAAATACTACACAAGCCTACGATGAGCCACAAGGAAAAGCTCAACGAGCAGAATTGAAATATCGTTATGTGGGAAAACTAAATATGTTTCATTTGTTAGAGGTTACGCCTCTGACTGGCAGACCTCATCAAATTCGTGTTCAATTGGCTGCCATTGGTTGTCCTATTCGTGGTGATGTAAAATATGGCTATAAAAAAGTAAATGAAGATGGAAATATAAATCTTCATGCACGAAGAATTAATTTTATTCATCCTGTCAAAAAAGAACCTTTAATTTGTGTGGCAGCTTTACCTCAAGAACCGTTTTGGGAAGAGTTTTTGACGTTAGATGATTTCAAAATTAAGGATAAACAATTAGATTATACACACTCAATGTAG
- a CDS encoding nucleoside deaminase: MNNFLTPFSHDFFMKEALKEAQKSFEAGEIPVGALIVHNQKIIARAHNMTEKLQDITAHAELIAITSAANTLNFKYLTGCKLYVTLEPCVMCAGALAWSQISEIYYGANDLQRGFSVLTDSNLFPKKIKIKNEILAQECEELLKKFFKKLRN, translated from the coding sequence ATGAATAACTTTTTAACACCCTTTTCACACGATTTTTTTATGAAAGAAGCTTTGAAAGAAGCTCAAAAAAGCTTTGAAGCTGGAGAGATTCCTGTAGGAGCTCTCATTGTTCATAATCAAAAAATTATTGCTAGAGCGCATAACATGACTGAAAAATTACAAGATATAACTGCTCATGCCGAACTAATTGCCATTACTTCTGCTGCTAATACACTAAATTTTAAGTATTTGACAGGCTGTAAGCTCTATGTAACCCTAGAACCTTGTGTGATGTGTGCTGGAGCATTGGCATGGTCGCAAATTTCAGAAATTTATTATGGAGCAAATGATTTGCAACGAGGTTTTTCTGTTCTTACAGATTCAAATTTGTTTCCAAAAAAGATAAAAATAAAAAATGAAATTTTGGCGCAAGAATGTGAAGAGTTATTAAAAAAATTCTTTAAAAAACTACGTAACTAA
- a CDS encoding peroxiredoxin, producing the protein MNLVNHPAPRFSAPAVIEGEEIINDFSLDQYIGKKNVILFFYPKDFTFVCPTEILAFQEKLALFESKETAIVGCSTDTEETHLAWLMTPKNKGGIEGVTFPMVADTAKTIATNYGVLGGDYTYDDRNNLVFEGAPICLRGTYLINKEGIIKHISINDFPLGRNIDEYIRLVDALRYVEKHGEVCPANWEEGKEAMHETRESVADYLGKK; encoded by the coding sequence ATGAATTTAGTGAATCATCCTGCGCCTCGTTTTTCTGCTCCTGCTGTAATTGAAGGCGAAGAAATCATTAATGACTTTTCATTAGACCAATATATTGGCAAAAAAAATGTAATCCTTTTCTTTTACCCAAAAGATTTTACGTTTGTTTGTCCAACTGAAATTTTAGCTTTTCAAGAAAAATTAGCTCTTTTCGAATCTAAAGAAACAGCTATTGTAGGCTGTTCTACTGATACAGAAGAAACTCACCTTGCTTGGCTTATGACTCCAAAAAATAAAGGAGGAATTGAAGGCGTAACTTTCCCAATGGTAGCTGATACTGCCAAAACAATTGCTACAAACTATGGCGTTTTAGGTGGAGATTATACGTATGACGATAGAAATAACCTTGTTTTTGAAGGCGCACCAATTTGTCTTCGTGGAACATACTTAATTAATAAAGAAGGAATTATCAAGCATATTTCTATCAATGATTTTCCTTTAGGGCGTAATATCGACGAATATATCCGTTTGGTAGATGCTCTTCGTTATGTTGAGAAACATGGAGAAGTTTGTCCTGCAAACTGGGAAGAAGGAAAAGAAGCAATGCACGAAACTAGAGAAAGTGTAGCTGATTATTTAGGCAAAAAATAA
- a CDS encoding alpha/beta fold hydrolase: MKKIEIKLPNPLAPAKSILIDYHLPKERTNSQTPIIVFLHGFKGFKDWGAFDQMAQVWTQKGFLVFKVNFSHNGTTTESPLDFEDLEAFGQNTITKELSDTATAINFIFNKSSDLPKRNRKDIRLVGHSRGGSTAIIYASKDKRIKKVITLSAVSDLEERYFNEKNKKEWHKNGVVIIANGRTNQKMPLFESFHEDFKKNPANYSVKEATQKLAQANTPQLIIHGAKDSSVTPKDAQDIFEWSSSTTTQTKNAKLVLIEDADHTYNTKHPNLISNIEELPTPFLEMTDLVARFE; encoded by the coding sequence ATGAAAAAAATAGAAATAAAACTACCTAATCCACTCGCTCCAGCAAAATCTATTCTTATAGACTATCATCTTCCAAAAGAAAGAACAAATTCTCAAACGCCTATTATTGTTTTTCTGCACGGTTTCAAAGGTTTTAAAGATTGGGGTGCTTTTGACCAAATGGCTCAAGTTTGGACGCAAAAAGGATTTTTAGTTTTCAAAGTAAATTTTTCTCATAACGGAACAACTACTGAAAGTCCTCTTGATTTTGAAGATTTAGAAGCCTTCGGACAAAATACAATCACAAAAGAACTTTCTGATACAGCAACAGCGATTAATTTCATTTTTAATAAAAGCTCAGACTTACCAAAACGAAATAGAAAGGATATTCGCCTTGTGGGACACAGCAGAGGAGGAAGTACAGCTATTATTTATGCTTCTAAAGACAAACGCATTAAAAAAGTAATTACACTTTCGGCAGTCAGTGATTTGGAAGAGCGTTATTTCAACGAAAAAAATAAAAAAGAATGGCACAAAAACGGAGTTGTAATTATAGCAAACGGACGCACTAATCAAAAAATGCCTTTGTTTGAATCTTTTCACGAAGATTTTAAGAAAAATCCTGCAAACTACTCTGTAAAGGAAGCCACACAAAAGTTAGCTCAAGCAAATACGCCACAACTTATTATTCACGGAGCAAAAGATAGTTCTGTAACGCCAAAGGATGCACAAGATATTTTTGAGTGGAGCAGTTCTACTACAACTCAGACTAAAAATGCAAAATTAGTCTTGATAGAAGATGCAGACCATACTTACAATACAAAACACCCCAATTTGATAAGTAATATTGAAGAATTACCTACTCCTTTCTTAGAAATGACTGATTTAGTGGCTCGTTTTGAATGA
- a CDS encoding peroxiredoxin, with the protein MGLKIGEKAPNFTLDSTSGKEFTLYDLGDEPCIIYFYPKDFTSVCTEQACSFRDEFGAFRDLGVTVIGISKDDIETHNRFKKEYNLPFELLADTKGKVAKLYDSLLPIVSIPKRNTFVLAGDKTIMDIQSDLTSGKSKIREVVENLTKKF; encoded by the coding sequence ATGGGACTAAAAATCGGAGAAAAAGCACCAAATTTTACATTAGATTCTACTTCAGGAAAAGAATTTACGTTATATGATTTGGGTGATGAGCCTTGTATTATTTATTTTTATCCAAAAGATTTTACAAGCGTTTGTACTGAACAGGCGTGTTCTTTTAGAGATGAGTTTGGAGCATTTAGAGATTTGGGTGTTACGGTTATCGGAATTAGTAAAGATGACATCGAAACGCATAATCGTTTCAAAAAGGAATATAATTTACCTTTTGAGCTTTTAGCAGATACAAAAGGAAAAGTAGCCAAACTCTATGATTCTCTGTTGCCTATCGTCTCAATTCCTAAACGAAATACTTTTGTTTTGGCTGGTGATAAGACAATTATGGATATTCAAAGCGACCTTACTTCTGGAAAAAGTAAAATAAGAGAAGTAGTAGAAAATCTAACTAAAAAGTTTTAA
- a CDS encoding sigma-70 family RNA polymerase sigma factor has translation MQTKSKLSKEKKSKTQTNSITTKRKKDSLPLEELLQANDSQLITLYKSGNDNAFAVLLNRHKNRIFTILITIVKDTYIAEDLMQEAFIKVVDTIRLGKYNEEGKFLPWLSRIAHNLAIDYFRKQKRYPTITVEDGSTVFNTIEFTQKSSEEAHIEQEICENLKRHVRQLPDAQREVLIMRQYFNMSFQEIADSTHVSINTALGRMRYALINLRKLMEASEGINNDVK, from the coding sequence ATGCAAACTAAAAGTAAATTAAGCAAAGAAAAAAAGTCTAAGACTCAAACTAATTCTATTACTACTAAGAGAAAAAAAGACTCTCTTCCTTTAGAAGAATTATTACAAGCTAACGATAGTCAGCTCATTACTCTTTATAAATCAGGCAACGACAACGCATTTGCTGTTTTGTTGAATCGCCATAAAAACAGAATATTTACTATTCTCATTACGATTGTAAAGGATACTTATATAGCTGAAGATTTGATGCAAGAAGCATTCATAAAGGTAGTAGATACTATTCGTTTGGGCAAATACAATGAGGAAGGGAAGTTTTTACCTTGGCTCTCACGTATTGCTCACAACTTGGCTATAGATTACTTTAGAAAGCAAAAACGTTATCCAACCATTACTGTAGAAGACGGTAGTACAGTTTTTAATACTATAGAATTTACTCAAAAATCTTCTGAAGAAGCTCATATTGAGCAAGAGATTTGTGAAAATTTGAAAAGACACGTGCGTCAGCTACCTGATGCTCAAAGAGAAGTATTGATTATGCGTCAGTATTTTAATATGAGTTTTCAAGAAATTGCAGATTCGACACACGTAAGTATAAATACAGCACTAGGAAGAATGCGTTATGCTCTTATCAATCTTAGAAAACTTATGGAGGCAAGCGAAGGAATTAACAATGATGTTAAATAA
- a CDS encoding DMT family transporter has protein sequence MSSNVRTYVMLHMIVLLSSFIPSIVLLIDVPAIELLFLRTLAAFVMLLFLINKRAAPSLFTKKAILHMLGSGILVFLYWGLSFISAKISTASVCLVGMATTSLWISFLDPLLSKRKSRPFQVLVGMNAILGIYIIFNSDFDYGWGLAIGIIGAIFGALLTIYNAKLAHQHDAYVVTFYQMGGALISTTIFLPFYYYFFLVPDGKSFQFEASLTDYMLILGLAFVFSIYAYSIFISIMKSIPPFTVALVSNLNPVYGTAAAILLFQETVMNTGFYIGTGLLLLSVFTYPILSDYMKNYKKNHIESLKEQESKKEEEINIIK, from the coding sequence ACATGATTGTATTATTGAGTAGCTTTATTCCCTCAATAGTGCTTTTGATTGATGTGCCTGCTATCGAATTGCTTTTTTTACGTACTCTAGCAGCCTTTGTCATGTTATTATTTTTGATTAACAAACGAGCTGCGCCTAGCCTTTTTACAAAAAAAGCAATTCTGCATATGTTAGGTTCTGGGATATTAGTTTTTCTTTATTGGGGATTATCTTTTATTTCTGCTAAAATCTCAACAGCCTCAGTTTGTTTGGTCGGAATGGCAACTACTTCCCTTTGGATTAGCTTTTTAGACCCTCTTTTATCTAAGAGAAAAAGCCGTCCTTTTCAAGTTTTAGTTGGAATGAATGCTATCCTTGGTATTTATATTATTTTTAATTCTGATTTTGATTACGGCTGGGGACTTGCCATCGGTATTATAGGAGCAATTTTTGGTGCATTACTGACTATCTATAACGCAAAATTAGCTCATCAACACGATGCCTATGTCGTTACTTTTTATCAAATGGGAGGAGCGCTTATTAGCACTACTATTTTTCTTCCTTTTTATTATTATTTCTTCTTAGTTCCTGACGGAAAATCATTTCAATTTGAGGCAAGTCTTACAGATTATATGCTCATTTTAGGTCTTGCATTTGTATTTTCTATTTATGCCTATTCTATTTTTATTAGTATTATGAAATCCATTCCTCCTTTTACGGTAGCTTTGGTAAGTAATCTAAATCCTGTTTATGGAACGGCAGCTGCAATTTTGCTTTTTCAAGAAACAGTTATGAATACAGGCTTTTATATTGGAACAGGATTACTACTTCTTTCTGTCTTTACTTATCCAATTTTAAGTGATTATATGAAGAATTACAAAAAAAATCATATAGAAAGCCTAAAGGAACAAGAAAGTAAAAAAGAAGAAGAAATAAATATTATAAAATAA
- the folK gene encoding 2-amino-4-hydroxy-6-hydroxymethyldihydropteridine diphosphokinase, whose translation MNTIFLLLGGNLGDREATISEAKKYISLQIGNIEKESSLYQTAAWGVENQPSFLNQVIEISTLLSAQEILFQIEEIEKKLGRKRYQKWYARTIDIDILYYENEILEEEENDSKKQKDLKIPHPFLHQRRFTLVPLVEIAPYFVHPILEKTNKELLEICLDKLPVEQLVVNG comes from the coding sequence GTGAATACAATTTTCCTATTATTAGGAGGAAATCTAGGAGATAGAGAAGCGACTATTTCGGAAGCAAAAAAGTATATTTCTTTACAGATTGGAAATATAGAAAAAGAATCTAGTCTCTATCAAACGGCAGCTTGGGGTGTAGAGAATCAGCCTTCTTTTCTCAATCAAGTAATAGAAATATCTACACTTCTATCAGCACAAGAAATACTCTTTCAAATAGAAGAGATAGAAAAAAAGCTAGGCAGAAAACGCTATCAAAAATGGTATGCCCGAACGATTGATATAGATATTCTATATTATGAAAATGAGATTTTGGAAGAAGAAGAAAATGATAGTAAGAAACAAAAAGACTTAAAAATCCCTCATCCATTTTTGCATCAACGTCGTTTTACGCTTGTTCCTTTGGTAGAGATTGCTCCTTATTTTGTACATCCTATTTTAGAAAAGACAAATAAAGAGCTTTTGGAGATTTGTTTGGATAAGCTGCCTGTGGAGCAGTTGGTAGTGAATGGATAA
- the coaD gene encoding pantetheine-phosphate adenylyltransferase, whose protein sequence is MEEKNTQIQHTPRIAIFPGSFDPFTKGHEDVVRRGLHLFDKIIISIGVNSTKKRFFELEVMKTMIQETFKDEDRIEIQPYSELTARFAKRNGARFILRGIRNTTDFEYETPISQANKHVDSDIETVFLITSPQYTFISSSIVRELYRYGQDVSKFVPYQLPVISK, encoded by the coding sequence ATGGAAGAAAAAAATACACAAATACAGCATACACCACGAATTGCAATCTTTCCAGGTTCTTTTGACCCATTTACAAAAGGACATGAAGATGTTGTAAGGCGTGGACTTCATCTCTTTGATAAAATTATTATTTCTATTGGCGTAAATAGCACAAAGAAGCGTTTTTTTGAGTTGGAGGTAATGAAAACAATGATACAAGAAACTTTTAAAGATGAAGATAGAATAGAAATACAGCCTTATTCTGAACTGACAGCTCGTTTTGCCAAAAGAAATGGCGCACGTTTTATTCTCCGTGGAATCCGAAACACTACTGATTTTGAATATGAAACTCCTATTTCTCAAGCTAATAAACACGTAGATTCAGATATCGAAACCGTTTTTCTAATTACTTCTCCTCAATATACCTTCATAAGCTCTTCTATTGTTAGAGAATTATATCGTTATGGGCAAGATGTAAGCAAATTTGTGCCTTATCAGTTACCAGTTATCAGTAAATAG
- a CDS encoding GH3 auxin-responsive promoter family protein codes for MMIRSLLSRPLASYIVSQQKKWIQNSEKIQHQWLQKLVSQAKNTAFGKDHNFADIKNYEDFKKNVSINDYEDLRPYIDRILKGEQDILWKGKPLYFAKTSGTTSGTKYIPITKDSIPNHINSARDALLCYINETGNSKFLDKSLIFLSGSPVLEEKGGVPLGRLSGIVNHHVPSYLRTNQKPSYETNCIEDWETKLDKVIDETINSDMSLISGIPPWVQMYFDKLHERTNGKRIKDIFPNFDLFVYGGVNFEPYRNKIYESIGEKIDSIETFPASEGFFAYQNSQQDNSLLLLLNSGIFFEFIPAENFYDENPPRLSISEVELDKNYALILNSNAGLWGYSIGDTIKFVSKNPYKIIFSGRIKHFISAFGEHVIGSEVEQALRFALDKHPETRTTEFTVAPQVTPKEGLPYHEWFIAFENQPNDLEKFSTDLDNKLQELNSYYNDLIRGSILKKLVIRSLPADGFQTYMKSIGKLGGQNKVPRLSNDRKIADVLEKIVK; via the coding sequence ATTATGATTCGTTCTCTTCTTTCTCGCCCATTGGCTTCTTATATTGTAAGTCAGCAAAAAAAATGGATTCAAAATTCGGAAAAAATACAACATCAATGGTTACAAAAATTGGTTTCACAAGCAAAAAATACTGCTTTTGGAAAAGACCATAATTTTGCTGACATCAAAAATTATGAAGACTTCAAAAAGAATGTTTCTATAAACGATTATGAAGACTTACGTCCGTACATTGACCGTATTTTGAAGGGAGAACAAGATATTTTATGGAAAGGAAAACCTCTCTATTTTGCCAAAACATCAGGCACTACATCAGGCACAAAGTATATTCCAATTACAAAAGATTCCATTCCAAACCATATCAATTCGGCTAGAGATGCGCTTTTATGTTATATCAATGAAACAGGAAATAGTAAATTTTTAGATAAAAGTTTGATTTTTCTTTCGGGTAGCCCTGTCTTAGAAGAAAAAGGAGGTGTTCCACTCGGAAGGCTTTCAGGAATTGTAAATCATCACGTTCCTTCTTATCTACGAACGAATCAAAAACCGTCTTATGAAACGAACTGTATTGAGGATTGGGAAACTAAATTAGATAAAGTAATTGATGAAACCATTAATTCAGATATGTCTTTGATTTCTGGAATCCCACCTTGGGTACAAATGTACTTTGATAAATTGCATGAGCGAACTAATGGAAAACGCATAAAAGATATTTTTCCAAATTTTGATTTGTTTGTTTATGGAGGAGTTAATTTTGAACCATACAGAAATAAAATTTATGAATCTATTGGAGAGAAAATAGATTCTATCGAAACATTTCCAGCTTCGGAAGGATTTTTTGCTTACCAAAACTCTCAACAAGATAATTCTCTTTTATTACTTTTAAATAGTGGAATTTTCTTTGAATTTATTCCTGCTGAAAATTTCTATGATGAAAATCCTCCTCGTTTGAGCATTTCAGAAGTAGAATTAGATAAAAATTATGCTTTGATTTTAAATAGTAATGCAGGACTTTGGGGATATAGCATTGGAGATACGATTAAGTTTGTAAGCAAAAATCCATATAAAATTATTTTTTCTGGTAGAATTAAGCATTTTATTTCTGCTTTTGGCGAACACGTCATTGGAAGCGAAGTAGAACAAGCATTGCGTTTTGCTTTAGACAAACACCCCGAAACAAGAACAACAGAATTTACTGTTGCGCCACAAGTTACGCCAAAAGAAGGATTGCCCTATCATGAATGGTTTATAGCTTTCGAAAATCAGCCAAATGATTTAGAAAAATTTTCGACAGATTTGGATAATAAACTACAAGAACTCAATTCTTATTATAACGATTTGATAAGAGGTTCGATTTTGAAAAAGTTAGTTATTCGCTCTCTTCCTGCTGATGGTTTCCAGACCTACATGAAATCTATTGGAAAATTAGGAGGACAAAATAAAGTTCCTCGTCTTTCGAATGATAGAAAAATTGCTGATGTGTTGGAGAAAATAGTTAAATAA
- a CDS encoding ABC transporter substrate-binding protein, with protein sequence MRFTLILSIIVSLLFIFSPISSFAQDYQSYYQKGKTELANKNYSAARQSLIMAMQENPSNGFFFPASYLYSMASYKGGDLATAYTKISELLKKAKDKTLPSDQYQEMLYLGGLIAFEKDQSLQAMTWLEAIKGSKLRTAVQNLKATFLPKKSIAELKLLYQKFSKDRPLSEALADKIAAQSEVLEEDEKILKEIEFAYGYTSPYQKTKSTAPEKVIKKEEYNVAVMLPFRLKNESSAREVQSFLDLYEGMKVAQEDLKNEGITINLLPFDTENDANNVRNLVELPAMKNIDMFFGPLYPTTFPIVSEFAQTNNINMVNPLSYTPDLIEGKKNTYLFEPSYYTQAKAVANYSFDSLNADKAYIIYGESRKDVILANAYKKIVEEKGGKVMAFEQVDAGKSTFNKIRNVLSPIAKKPARLKEGETFKKPEGDTTAHIFVASSELAVAGSVISVLKTSMVDIPLFIDKGWLEFDQIDMNDFMDRSVFFIYTDYVSPLKSKEFITKYINKTNILPSEYAYVGYESLYFFGKTMYKYGINFESHLQKERFIDGKVMIGQNYYGSNDNQLVPLLRFVNNHLEIVNHFYQD encoded by the coding sequence ATGCGTTTTACTTTAATTTTAAGCATAATAGTTAGCCTACTGTTTATCTTTTCCCCTATTTCTTCTTTTGCTCAAGATTATCAAAGCTATTATCAAAAAGGCAAAACAGAACTAGCTAATAAGAACTATTCGGCTGCACGTCAGAGCCTAATTATGGCAATGCAAGAGAATCCTAGCAATGGTTTTTTCTTTCCTGCAAGTTATCTCTATTCGATGGCAAGTTATAAGGGAGGCGACCTTGCAACAGCTTATACCAAAATTAGTGAGCTTCTAAAAAAAGCAAAAGACAAAACTCTTCCCTCCGACCAATATCAAGAAATGCTTTATTTAGGTGGGTTAATTGCCTTCGAAAAAGACCAATCCTTACAGGCAATGACTTGGTTAGAAGCAATAAAAGGTTCAAAATTACGCACTGCCGTACAGAATTTGAAAGCAACTTTTTTACCTAAAAAATCAATTGCAGAATTAAAGCTATTATATCAAAAGTTCTCAAAAGACCGTCCTTTATCAGAAGCTTTAGCTGATAAAATTGCAGCTCAAAGTGAAGTCTTAGAAGAAGATGAAAAAATACTAAAAGAAATAGAATTTGCGTATGGCTATACCTCACCCTACCAAAAAACTAAAAGTACAGCTCCTGAAAAAGTGATTAAAAAGGAAGAATATAATGTAGCTGTAATGCTCCCTTTTAGATTAAAAAATGAAAGTTCGGCTCGTGAAGTACAATCATTTTTAGATTTGTATGAAGGAATGAAAGTAGCTCAAGAAGACCTAAAAAATGAAGGGATAACTATTAATTTGTTGCCTTTTGATACAGAAAATGATGCAAATAATGTAAGAAATTTAGTTGAGCTTCCTGCAATGAAAAATATTGATATGTTTTTTGGACCTTTATATCCAACGACATTTCCTATTGTTTCAGAGTTTGCACAGACTAACAATATAAATATGGTAAACCCTCTTTCATATACACCTGATTTGATTGAAGGAAAGAAAAATACCTATCTTTTTGAGCCAAGCTATTACACACAAGCAAAAGCAGTAGCTAATTACTCTTTTGACTCTTTAAATGCTGATAAAGCCTATATTATTTATGGAGAATCCCGTAAAGATGTTATATTAGCAAATGCTTATAAGAAAATTGTAGAGGAAAAAGGAGGAAAAGTAATGGCGTTTGAACAAGTAGATGCAGGAAAAAGTACCTTTAATAAAATAAGAAATGTACTCAGTCCGATTGCCAAAAAACCAGCACGATTGAAAGAAGGAGAGACATTCAAAAAACCAGAAGGAGATACCACAGCACATATTTTTGTAGCCAGTTCCGAACTAGCTGTTGCAGGTTCTGTAATTAGTGTTTTGAAAACTTCTATGGTAGATATTCCTCTTTTTATAGATAAAGGTTGGTTAGAATTTGACCAAATTGATATGAATGATTTTATGGATAGATCAGTATTTTTTATCTATACTGATTATGTTAGTCCTCTAAAGAGCAAAGAATTTATTACAAAATACATCAATAAAACAAATATTTTGCCTTCTGAATATGCGTATGTAGGATACGAATCACTTTACTTTTTCGGAAAAACGATGTACAAATATGGAATAAATTTTGAAAGCCATTTACAGAAAGAACGCTTTATAGATGGAAAGGTAATGATAGGACAAAATTATTATGGCTCAAATGATAATCAGCTTGTACCCTTGCTTCGTTTTGTAAATAACCATTTAGAAATTGTAAATCATTTTTATCAAGATTAG
- a CDS encoding YqgE/AlgH family protein, giving the protein MQFFDSPFNDNNSVEAGNFLLAEPLLDDPNFDRTVILVCQHSEEGSFGLVVNRQTEISVSEATDLLEIENKLFVGGPVEQNTMHFLHTMTELKESLIISEDIFWGGDFDNLQELALKGKITKQNCRFFVGYSGWSELQLDAELENNTWIISKVNPKIMFQHEPEQLWNAILQEMGGKYKIYSNYPTDPRLN; this is encoded by the coding sequence ATGCAATTTTTTGATTCTCCTTTTAATGATAATAATTCTGTAGAAGCAGGTAATTTCTTGTTGGCAGAACCTTTATTAGATGACCCAAACTTTGATAGAACTGTGATTTTAGTGTGTCAGCATTCAGAAGAAGGTTCTTTTGGGTTGGTTGTTAATCGTCAGACCGAAATTAGTGTAAGTGAAGCAACCGACTTGTTAGAAATTGAAAACAAACTTTTTGTAGGAGGACCTGTCGAACAAAATACGATGCACTTTTTACATACAATGACTGAACTCAAAGAGTCGCTAATTATCTCTGAAGATATTTTTTGGGGAGGAGATTTTGATAATCTTCAAGAATTGGCACTTAAAGGAAAAATTACAAAGCAAAATTGTCGCTTTTTTGTGGGCTATAGTGGTTGGTCAGAATTACAATTGGATGCAGAACTAGAAAATAATACGTGGATTATCTCAAAAGTAAACCCTAAAATTATGTTTCAACACGAACCAGAACAGCTTTGGAATGCAATTCTGCAAGAAATGGGAGGCAAATATAAAATCTATTCTAATTATCCAACTGACCCACGCCTAAATTAA